GACGCTTACGGGTTTTGACATAAACCTGGTCGGCAGCAATGCCCAGTTCATCCGGCAGGACGGTGATAATCTCCCGCAACCGTCGTCTTGCCTGGCGTGTATCCACAGTGGACGGCGCCTGATACTCCTGAACGTGGGCCGCCCCCTCATACAGATCAATGGCGACGGCGTAATCGGGAAGGTCGGCATCGTAAACCCGATAACAGGTCACGTGTTGACGCTTGGCCCAACGTCGCAATTTTTTAAGGTTCTTACGCAACCGATTGACGAACATCTCGGCACCATCGCTGAGCTCCTCCACTTCGGCCAGGCCATGCGGCAACGAGACGGTCTCCCGGTAAAAATGCTCCGGTTCAACCTCAAAATGGAGTAACTGACATTTGAGCGCTCCATTGAAAAACTGATGTTTTTTACGGGCACGCATCTCCAACTGATGACCAAACTGGTTTCCGCTGGTAAACACACTGAGCTGCCAGTGCAAAAAATGTTCACGCACCCGTTGCCCGAGGAGCTGGTACAGTCCCATCAGCTCCTCCACCTCGCCCAACCGTTCTCCGTACGGCGGATTGGTGATGATCAATCCGGGTTGCGCACTGATCGGCTCATCACCAAAACTGGACAGCTCACGGCGCTCAAAATGGACCTTATCCTGTAACCCGGCATTGGCGGCATTATCCCAGGCGTTCTTGATCGCTGACGGATTCTGATCATAGCCCACCAGACGCGGCACTGTCTGCAAACCCTGCTCACGACGCTGTACAGCCTCATCGCGCAGGCGATTCCACAGATCGGCATCGTGCTGCCGCCAGTGCAGAAAGCCCATATAGTCACGCTTCAGCCCTGGTGCACAATCGCCGGCCATCAACGCCGCTTCCAGTACCAGAGTCCCGGAACCACACATGGGATCAACCAATGGAGCCCCAACCGCTGCCTTCTGCGGCCAACCGGCACGCAACAACAACGCGGCAGCCAGATGCTCTTTCAGCGGCGCCTTGCCGCCCTGCGTCCGATAGCCACGGCGGTGCAGACTGTCGCCGGACAGATCCAGACTCAGCGTCAGCACATCTTTAAGAATCCAGACATTGAGACGCCAATCCGGCTGATCAACGACGACATCCGGCCGAACGCCGCAGTGATCGCGAAAACGATCCACCACGGCGTCTTTGGTTTTCAATGCCGCATAGCGCGAATGGGTCAATTGCGAACTGGCCAGATTACAATCAACGGCAAAGGTATTGGACACATCGAAATGCTCTTCCCAGGCAAAGGCGGCCACCGCGCGATACAGTGATTCGCTGTCGGTCACGGGAGTTTCCACCACCGGCAACAACACACGACCGGCCAGACGCGACCACAGGCACACCCGATAGGCGGTCTCCAGTGAGCCATTGAAACGTACGCCACCACGCACCTGTCGGACATCCTGCGCCTGAAGTGTCTCCAGCTCTTCAGCCAGAAGGGGTTCCAACCCCTTGGAAGCGGTCGCAAAAAAATTCAGCTCACCAGCCATGTTTCGTGTGTCCTTTGACCTAAATAGAGAGAGCCTTTGCAAGGAGGCTCATGGGGCCCAGGGATGGGCAATCAAAACAACCGGGTCAGTTTACAACCCGGTTGTTTCGTGAGGTTTTGAAAATCGCATTTTTCAAAACTGTGCCTGCAAAAATCTCGTCAATTATTCGCCGTCAGCGATCTCGACAAGATGCAAGGAAAAGTTCAGGGCTTTTCCGGCCATGGGATGATTACCATCCAGGGTGATCTGGTCACCATCAATGGCGGCAACAGTGACCACCAGAGGAACGCCTTCCTGGGTTTGCGCCTGCAGTTGCATGCCCACTTCCACGTCCAGGTCAGCGGGCAACATGGAACGGTCAACCGCAGCACGCTGCTCTTCGTCGTATTCGCCATAGGCATCGGCAGCCTCAATGCGAATATCTTTCTTTTCATCAACAGCCATTCCAGACACGGCTTTCTCGAATCCGGGAATCACCTGGGACGCACCTAAGGTAAACTCCAGAGGATCCTTACCCTGAGACGAATCAAATTGTTCGCCGTCATCGTAGGTTCCGGTGTAGTGCACTTTGACGCGTTGACCTGGTTTTGCAACACTCATCAGTTGCCTTCCTTCCTGTGGTTCGGGTTTAAAAATCACCGCAAGCCCCCATCTGGGCCTTCCGATGGCGAAGATCTATTGGTCGTCGTGCGAGGACAACACCTCACGCAACGTGGTGTAACAGTTATATGGTATGGAGCCTATTGCTCTTATTTTCCCCAGTTCGGCACCACCATCCTCAATGCCGTGAAAATCAGAACCGCCGGTGGCAAACAACCCGCGCAGCCGAATCTGAGTCAGATACCATTCAATCTCGTCACAATTGGCTCCGTTATTATAGACCTCTACCCCTTGCAACCCCAGAGCGGTCAGATCATCCAACAAGGTTGTCATCACATCAGGGTCACGTGAGATATAGGGCGGGTGCGCCAGCACCGCCACGCCTCCGGCTTCGTGGATCAGGGCCATCGCCTCATCCACCGGGAAGAATTTTTTGGCGATGTTGCACGGCGACAGGTATTTGACAAACGCCTCCTCTACGGTCTTGGCATAACCGGCTGCCATCAACTCCATGGCAATATGTGGCCGACCAATGGTCCCACCGGCACGCTCGGCAACCTTTTCATAGCAAATCGGCTGCAAGCCGCGCTGTTGGAGACGTTCGTTGATTTTGTCAACAATCAGAGCATTGCGCTGACGGCGAAACTGTTGAAACTCGCTCAGTTCCTCAATGAGACGCGGATGGCGTGGATCAAAACCATAGCCAAGCAGGTGAATATCCTCGAACTCTTTCCATACACAGGACAGCTCGACACCGCTGATGACATCAATGCCACGCTGATGGCCGGCCTGACGCGCCGGTTCGACACCGTCAATATTGTCATGGTCACACAACGCCATGGCAACCACATGGTTTTGTGCAGCTTTCTCGATCAGCTGCTGCGGCGTAAATGCTCCGTCCGAACAACAACTGTGGGTATGAAGATCGACCTGTTCCATCATAACTCTATCCCGACTCGCCGCATCAAGCCGACGCCCCTGCTTGCTTGATCGACAACGAAATTCTTTTGCGCGTGGTGTCAACAGATAACACTTTAACATGAACCACCTGGCCAACCTTGACAATTTCCGCCGGATTTTTCACGAAGCGATCCGCCAACTCACTGATGTGGACCAGACCGTCCTGATGTACACCAATATCGACAAAGGCGCCAAAAGCCGCAACATTGGTGACACTGCCTTGCAACACCATGCCGGGCTGCAGATCGCTCATCTCCTGAACATCGTCACGAAAGCTGGCGGTTTCAAACTGACGTCGCGGGTCGCGGCCGGGCTTGAGCAGCTCATCACGAATGTCCCTGAGCGTCGGCAAACCAACCTCATCACAAACATAGCGTTGCAGATCAAGCCGTTTAATCTTGTCAGCAGCACCGATCAAGCTCGCCACATCCATGGCCAGGTCAGCGGCCATCTGTTCCACCAGGGCATAGTTTTCCGGATGCACAGCACTGTTATCCAGCGGATGAGCGCCCTTCACCCGCAGGAAACCGGCAGCCTGTTCATAGGCCTTGGCGCCGAGGCGCGGAACATCAAGCAGATCGCAACGCCGGACAAACCCGCCACGCTGATCGCGCTCTCGGGCAATGGCCTTGGCCAGAGTCGGTCCGATGCCGGACACATAGCCGAGCAACGCCGCCGAGGCCGTGTTCAAATCCCCCCCAACATAGTTGACACAACTTTCCACCACCGCATCAAGCGCCTGTTTTAAGGCGCGCTGATTGACATCGTGCTGATACTGACCAACGCCGATGCTTTTGGGATCGATCTTAACCAGTTCCGCCAGCGGGTCTTGCAGACGCCGGGCAATTGAGATAGCTCCGCGCACGGTGATATCCAGATCAGGAAATTCCTCCCGGGCGATTTCCGAAGCGGAATACACGCTGGCACCCGCCTCATTGACCATCACCACCGGGCAACTGTGATCATAGTCGCGCAGAGACTGACGGACAAACTGCTCCATCTCGCGTCCGCCGGTACCATTACCCACCGCCACCATCTCGACGGCATATTTTTCGATCAAGGCGCTGATCTGGCGGGAGAACTGTGGCTGCTGTGCTTTCTGGGTATGCGGATAGATGGTCACATGATCGAGAAACGCCCCCGTCGCGCTGACCACTGCCAACTTGGATCCGGTGCGCAAACCGGGATCAATACCGAGCACCACCACTTCAC
The nucleotide sequence above comes from Desulfuromonas acetoxidans DSM 684. Encoded proteins:
- a CDS encoding Tex family protein, with the translated sequence MAREKTTDEFPLEWLCEESGLASWQVQNCTTLLTGGATVPFIARYRKEQTGELDEVKIRQLQERLQYYHELAQRKQTILNTIEESGKLSDELRGRIAQVRDKAVLEDLYLPYKPRRRTRATMARERGLEPLALSLVRGEMAWSAIEQLADQLADQHDELADGAAALKGAGDILAEQINEQAVIRARVRHLTWQHGVLVSRVAANYANKPSKYESYYEASEPLKQIPSHRMLALRRGEGEEVLRLTLETPRDEILKEIARLFAAPRRSPWQEFFTSVVADAYDRLLAPSIEVELRLEAKKIAEEAAIAVFADNLRHVLLAPAAGEVVVLGIDPGLRTGSKLAVVSATGAFLDHVTIYPHTQKAQQPQFSRQISALIEKYAVEMVAVGNGTGGREMEQFVRQSLRDYDHSCPVVMVNEAGASVYSASEIAREEFPDLDITVRGAISIARRLQDPLAELVKIDPKSIGVGQYQHDVNQRALKQALDAVVESCVNYVGGDLNTASAALLGYVSGIGPTLAKAIARERDQRGGFVRRCDLLDVPRLGAKAYEQAAGFLRVKGAHPLDNSAVHPENYALVEQMAADLAMDVASLIGAADKIKRLDLQRYVCDEVGLPTLRDIRDELLKPGRDPRRQFETASFRDDVQEMSDLQPGMVLQGSVTNVAAFGAFVDIGVHQDGLVHISELADRFVKNPAEIVKVGQVVHVKVLSVDTTRKRISLSIKQAGASA
- the rlmKL gene encoding bifunctional 23S rRNA (guanine(2069)-N(7))-methyltransferase RlmK/23S rRNA (guanine(2445)-N(2))-methyltransferase RlmL gives rise to the protein MAGELNFFATASKGLEPLLAEELETLQAQDVRQVRGGVRFNGSLETAYRVCLWSRLAGRVLLPVVETPVTDSESLYRAVAAFAWEEHFDVSNTFAVDCNLASSQLTHSRYAALKTKDAVVDRFRDHCGVRPDVVVDQPDWRLNVWILKDVLTLSLDLSGDSLHRRGYRTQGGKAPLKEHLAAALLLRAGWPQKAAVGAPLVDPMCGSGTLVLEAALMAGDCAPGLKRDYMGFLHWRQHDADLWNRLRDEAVQRREQGLQTVPRLVGYDQNPSAIKNAWDNAANAGLQDKVHFERRELSSFGDEPISAQPGLIITNPPYGERLGEVEELMGLYQLLGQRVREHFLHWQLSVFTSGNQFGHQLEMRARKKHQFFNGALKCQLLHFEVEPEHFYRETVSLPHGLAEVEELSDGAEMFVNRLRKNLKKLRRWAKRQHVTCYRVYDADLPDYAVAIDLYEGAAHVQEYQAPSTVDTRQARRRLREIITVLPDELGIAADQVYVKTRKRQRGSEQYERQAEQGSFFEISEGGNWFLVNLSDYLDTGLFLDHRQTRELIRSLTQGKHFLNLFAYTASVSVYAADGGARSTTSVDMSTTYTEWARKNLKINGFDGPQHQVIRADCLQWIKECNEKYDVIFLDPPTFSNSKKMAGNFDIQRDHVDLIYSVADLLTPGGVLIFSNNLRNFKMDRDQLADLVIEDITRQTIPEDFSRRRNIHNCWKIEWR
- a CDS encoding PHP domain-containing protein, whose protein sequence is MMEQVDLHTHSCCSDGAFTPQQLIEKAAQNHVVAMALCDHDNIDGVEPARQAGHQRGIDVISGVELSCVWKEFEDIHLLGYGFDPRHPRLIEELSEFQQFRRQRNALIVDKINERLQQRGLQPICYEKVAERAGGTIGRPHIAMELMAAGYAKTVEEAFVKYLSPCNIAKKFFPVDEAMALIHEAGGVAVLAHPPYISRDPDVMTTLLDDLTALGLQGVEVYNNGANCDEIEWYLTQIRLRGLFATGGSDFHGIEDGGAELGKIRAIGSIPYNCYTTLREVLSSHDDQ
- a CDS encoding FKBP-type peptidyl-prolyl cis-trans isomerase; the protein is MSVAKPGQRVKVHYTGTYDDGEQFDSSQGKDPLEFTLGASQVIPGFEKAVSGMAVDEKKDIRIEAADAYGEYDEEQRAAVDRSMLPADLDVEVGMQLQAQTQEGVPLVVTVAAIDGDQITLDGNHPMAGKALNFSLHLVEIADGE